The following proteins come from a genomic window of Bartonella apihabitans:
- a CDS encoding type I secretion system permease/ATPase → MTSFDHFTGKFAFTPRGTNAFSSADEENDEEKNTIANGRSAQSAINDKLENGRRERYGTPLENSGKISAENAGKQQKLNGAGEALGAKGESRKTGPKPSDAERDTSQKQRKAANSARKNNENRNSVLFMGKWVDVLLLAARQLNIPVSNELVRNAAKWSGGAQKDETIIDIALSCGLAATFVEVEPTAISSVMMPAILQIDGELGLLTAKEGASGIVDFVIDNNVFRKRIAFDTLTHGKQKIKLLVLERHLSAHDDRLDEYLQKKPKSWFKGLFVANWPIFLQLGLGSLVGNLLAIGTSLFAMQVWDRVVPGRSTNTLWVLASGVALALLLEFILKTTRVAVTDHFGKQADLKLSAMFYARVLNIRNDARPRSPGTLISQLRDLDQMRELLTSTTLGVLIDLPFVVSFLFIIWLIGSYVVFVPIAAIPFIVLPGIFAQIPLAKLSNQGLEESAMRNAILMESIYRAEDIKLLQAEPRFRRLWGEVNKVSGNISLKQREIASMLMNFSQTMQQIAYVGVVIAGVYGILDAKLSFGAVLACSILTSRTIAPLSQIPAILSKLQNARVGKKGLDGLLTLPVDHDSDKDYYHKPVLRGKYDLQDLVYLYGPQEKPALIIPRLHIKPGEKIAILGRVGAGKSTLLRLFAGLSAPVQGRVLLDDTPIGMIDIADIRRDVGAMFQESSLFYGTLRDNLLAANPLATDEDILKAMHLSCADQLLLNQPHGLDLKLRESGVGLSGGQKQTLMLARLFLRSPHIMLLDEPTASLDEATEVAVLERMKSWIGNKTFIVATHRYPVLKLVDRIIVVDNGRIVRDGSKDEMLGLDRTAFATASAPNDNQARG, encoded by the coding sequence ATGACAAGTTTCGATCATTTCACCGGTAAATTTGCTTTTACTCCTCGTGGAACAAATGCGTTTTCGTCCGCCGACGAAGAAAATGACGAAGAGAAAAACACAATTGCAAACGGAAGGTCGGCGCAATCTGCAATCAATGACAAACTCGAAAACGGACGCCGCGAACGATATGGAACACCGCTCGAAAATAGCGGAAAAATATCGGCTGAAAATGCCGGAAAACAGCAGAAATTGAATGGTGCTGGAGAAGCTCTCGGAGCCAAAGGCGAAAGCAGGAAAACAGGCCCGAAGCCATCCGATGCGGAACGCGATACATCGCAAAAACAAAGAAAGGCTGCAAATTCTGCCCGAAAAAATAATGAAAACAGAAACAGCGTCTTGTTCATGGGGAAATGGGTCGATGTGCTGCTGCTTGCTGCCCGCCAACTCAATATACCGGTTTCGAACGAACTTGTGCGGAATGCTGCAAAATGGAGCGGTGGTGCACAAAAAGACGAAACAATTATCGATATTGCCCTTAGCTGCGGTTTGGCTGCAACATTTGTAGAAGTCGAGCCAACAGCAATTTCTTCGGTTATGATGCCCGCTATTCTTCAAATTGATGGCGAGCTTGGTTTGCTCACGGCCAAAGAGGGGGCATCCGGCATTGTCGATTTTGTTATCGACAACAATGTTTTCAGAAAACGCATTGCTTTTGATACGCTCACACATGGCAAACAAAAGATAAAGCTTCTCGTTCTCGAACGCCATTTGAGTGCCCATGACGACCGGCTTGACGAATATCTGCAAAAAAAACCAAAATCATGGTTCAAAGGGTTATTTGTGGCCAATTGGCCGATATTTCTGCAATTGGGTCTCGGTTCGCTCGTCGGTAATTTGCTTGCAATCGGAACATCCTTGTTTGCTATGCAGGTTTGGGACCGCGTTGTGCCGGGAAGGTCGACCAATACATTATGGGTTCTGGCTTCCGGTGTGGCCTTGGCATTGCTTCTCGAATTCATTTTGAAGACAACGCGTGTAGCCGTGACCGACCATTTCGGCAAACAGGCCGATCTCAAATTGTCGGCTATGTTTTACGCGCGTGTTTTGAATATTCGCAATGATGCAAGACCGCGGTCTCCGGGAACCTTGATTTCGCAATTGCGCGATCTTGACCAGATGCGGGAACTTTTAACTTCGACAACGCTGGGTGTGCTCATCGACCTTCCTTTTGTTGTATCATTTCTCTTTATTATCTGGCTCATTGGCAGCTATGTCGTGTTTGTTCCCATTGCGGCTATTCCTTTCATTGTGCTGCCTGGAATTTTTGCCCAGATTCCGCTTGCGAAACTTTCCAATCAGGGGTTGGAAGAATCCGCCATGCGCAATGCTATTTTGATGGAGTCGATTTATCGTGCCGAAGATATCAAATTGCTTCAGGCAGAACCGCGTTTTCGCCGTTTATGGGGTGAGGTCAATAAAGTAAGCGGCAATATCAGCCTGAAACAGCGTGAAATTGCTTCCATGCTGATGAATTTTTCACAAACGATGCAGCAAATTGCCTATGTCGGTGTGGTTATTGCGGGCGTTTACGGCATACTCGACGCCAAATTGTCTTTCGGTGCGGTTCTTGCCTGTTCCATTCTCACAAGCCGGACAATTGCACCTCTTTCACAGATACCGGCAATTTTGAGCAAATTACAAAATGCCCGTGTGGGGAAAAAAGGGCTTGATGGTTTACTCACTTTGCCGGTCGACCACGACAGCGACAAAGACTATTATCATAAACCTGTCTTGCGGGGAAAATACGACTTGCAGGATTTGGTCTATCTTTACGGGCCGCAAGAAAAACCGGCTCTGATCATACCGCGTCTTCATATAAAACCGGGAGAAAAAATAGCGATCCTCGGGCGTGTGGGGGCTGGAAAATCAACGCTTCTTCGCCTCTTTGCCGGCCTTTCGGCACCTGTTCAGGGACGTGTTCTCCTTGATGATACCCCGATCGGGATGATCGACATTGCCGATATAAGGCGGGATGTCGGGGCAATGTTTCAGGAGTCCAGTCTGTTTTACGGCACATTGCGGGATAATCTTCTGGCGGCCAATCCTTTGGCAACAGACGAAGATATTTTGAAAGCTATGCATCTTTCCTGTGCCGACCAGTTGTTGCTCAACCAGCCGCACGGGCTTGATCTCAAATTACGCGAAAGCGGGGTGGGCCTCTCTGGCGGGCAAAAACAGACATTGATGCTTGCCCGTTTATTTCTACGCTCGCCACATATTATGTTGCTTGACGAACCGACTGCTTCGCTTGATGAAGCAACAGAGGTTGCAGTTCTTGAACGCATGAAATCCTGGATTGGCAATAAGACATTCATTGTGGCAACCCACCGCTATCCGGTTTTGAAGCTCGTTGACCGCATCATCGTTGTCGACAATGGCCGCATTGTCAGAGACGGCTCGAAGGACGAGATGCTCGGTCTCGACCGAACCGCTTTTGCGACCGCAAGTGCTCCCAATGATAATCAGGCGAGGGGCTGA
- a CDS encoding TolC family protein — MKWADKIGNRSVTSSNLPIMRGFPKRKRNRKRGVFMPVSLYHDHHSGVQRKMALASSAFLCFVLIAVAGCTTPRSHQSRIVRHQGAGTAPLTDYQKAQKTGYKESGSDNRNLAHVPSSTKDGDAVTTISTDRIGMKDAVGIALARHPDIGRANAIVAQSKAQIAIEKAAWYPTFQYSLNPGYNRYYNSGNNNNDAGNVRGTVGASQLIYDFGRTSSRIGAAQATNEKQTHQLNSTMEDVAQNIANIFVELSAAQELIAAAERETRLLSDTHNKISQRVRAGLSDASDLNQAEVGMQRAKSDLLQATTRFDVAAGKFSQITGFRPQKVKTLAETTRFMDSLSNGENDIDHTPAVLAAEAEVKASQQRLRLAKAERFPAVSLGVSQSGATGQRNATNDSTFVGLQLSGQFSSGKREKYQIEAAEAELRAARQAAENEKLVSRTTRGAAETEERGATERMDNARQMMNLSLSSRDLYWQQYTLNKRPLTDVINAERDAFVAESDQITALSDRLYAKIKAYYAVGQLVSRLREHS; from the coding sequence ATGAAGTGGGCGGACAAAATCGGCAACCGGTCGGTTACCAGTTCCAATTTGCCAATCATGCGCGGTTTTCCCAAGCGCAAACGGAACAGGAAAAGGGGGGTGTTCATGCCGGTTAGCCTCTATCACGATCATCATTCCGGTGTGCAGCGGAAAATGGCTTTGGCAAGCAGTGCGTTTTTATGTTTTGTATTGATTGCTGTTGCCGGTTGCACGACACCACGTTCTCACCAATCCCGTATTGTGCGTCATCAGGGAGCAGGAACAGCACCTCTCACCGATTATCAAAAGGCGCAAAAAACAGGTTATAAGGAATCGGGTTCCGACAATCGGAACTTGGCACATGTGCCATCATCGACAAAGGACGGTGATGCTGTGACAACAATTTCGACTGACCGGATAGGCATGAAAGATGCTGTCGGTATTGCTTTGGCCCGTCATCCGGATATCGGAAGGGCAAATGCAATTGTTGCGCAAAGCAAAGCGCAAATTGCCATTGAAAAGGCGGCCTGGTATCCGACCTTCCAATATAGCCTCAATCCCGGTTATAACCGTTATTATAATTCCGGTAACAATAATAATGATGCCGGCAATGTGCGCGGCACTGTTGGCGCTTCGCAACTCATCTATGATTTTGGCAGAACGTCAAGTCGCATAGGTGCAGCCCAGGCCACAAACGAAAAACAGACCCATCAATTGAATAGTACAATGGAAGATGTGGCTCAGAATATTGCCAATATTTTCGTTGAACTTTCTGCCGCACAGGAATTGATCGCAGCAGCAGAACGTGAAACCCGCCTTTTGAGTGATACCCATAACAAGATTAGCCAACGCGTGCGTGCCGGCCTGTCGGATGCCTCCGATCTCAATCAGGCGGAGGTCGGGATGCAACGGGCAAAGTCCGATCTTTTACAGGCAACAACGCGCTTTGATGTGGCAGCCGGAAAATTTTCGCAAATTACCGGTTTCCGTCCGCAAAAAGTGAAAACTCTCGCAGAAACAACGCGCTTTATGGACAGTCTGAGCAATGGCGAAAACGACATTGACCATACGCCGGCAGTGCTTGCCGCAGAGGCGGAAGTCAAAGCATCCCAACAGCGGCTACGTTTGGCCAAGGCCGAACGGTTTCCCGCAGTCAGTCTCGGCGTGAGCCAGTCCGGCGCTACCGGACAGCGTAATGCGACGAATGATAGCACTTTTGTCGGCCTGCAATTGAGTGGGCAATTTTCTTCCGGAAAGCGCGAAAAATACCAGATAGAAGCGGCCGAAGCAGAATTGCGGGCTGCCCGTCAGGCGGCCGAAAACGAAAAGCTTGTATCGCGCACAACCAGAGGTGCGGCTGAAACGGAAGAAAGGGGAGCCACCGAGCGTATGGATAATGCCCGCCAGATGATGAATTTATCGCTTTCTTCGCGCGATCTCTATTGGCAGCAATATACGTTGAACAAGCGTCCATTAACCGATGTCATCAATGCCGAACGTGATGCGTTCGTTGCTGAAAGTGACCAGATTACAGCTTTATCCGATCGCCTCTATGCAAAAATCAAAGCCTATTATGCGGTGGGGCAATTGGTCAGTCGTTTGCGTGAGCATAGTTGA
- a CDS encoding tryptophan 7-halogenase gives MQASATETTIHQIARLERILLECNGVIGEHIIEDYNKSNDGAFKANADFLRMHFDGGRRDTEFWRDAASARRSSHYQEMLACFAERLPRVIDFENYGAGFPPLYHVLDWLFIASSLGIVSKAAALNELEGLPPNIRDKMEHYGRGVLARGNVQNELGAQSELGAESNLCAQSKLSPQNGSSAQSKLNAQKNLPPVSGHSFGQEPLHEGEGNEVGGQNRQPVGYQFQFANHARFSQAQTEQEKGGVHAG, from the coding sequence TTGCAAGCAAGTGCAACAGAAACCACAATTCACCAAATTGCCCGACTGGAACGCATATTATTGGAATGTAACGGCGTTATTGGCGAGCATATTATTGAAGATTACAACAAATCCAATGACGGGGCTTTCAAAGCCAATGCCGATTTTTTAAGGATGCATTTCGATGGCGGGCGACGCGACACAGAGTTCTGGCGCGATGCTGCATCGGCACGGCGTTCTTCACACTATCAGGAAATGCTTGCCTGTTTTGCCGAACGCTTGCCGCGTGTCATTGATTTTGAAAATTATGGCGCCGGTTTTCCTCCTTTATATCATGTGCTTGATTGGCTTTTTATTGCGTCTTCACTTGGAATTGTGAGTAAAGCCGCTGCTTTGAACGAGCTCGAGGGACTTCCTCCCAATATCCGCGACAAAATGGAACATTATGGACGGGGCGTTTTAGCACGCGGCAATGTACAAAATGAATTGGGGGCACAAAGTGAATTGGGGGCAGAAAGTAACTTGTGTGCACAAAGCAAATTAAGCCCGCAAAACGGGTCAAGTGCACAAAGTAAATTAAACGCACAGAAAAACTTGCCGCCTGTTTCCGGACACTCTTTCGGGCAGGAGCCGCTTCATGAGGGTGAGGGAAATGAAGTGGGCGGACAAAATCGGCAACCGGTCGGTTACCAGTTCCAATTTGCCAATCATGCGCGGTTTTCCCAAGCGCAAACGGAACAGGAAAAGGGGGGTGTTCATGCCGGTTAG
- a CDS encoding FG-GAP-like repeat-containing protein, with the protein MFNGASIENHLGGIATFDMNGDGYLDVIQGDSGADSGSIFLNKGATSSSLNGNQFICMGRQFGGNQSALTSNFMTDHHVSAIDLDNNGTIDFAGNGRINDTTGVSGYANNWYQLMTLLNSGKSAPVNGVYGTNWSVNQHFDNSLPSFGNGTDKSIGPDNYKNTISMTWADYNGDGYMDLFLAKNHHNWHGNKESQIFYNKADGTGQLRNAVGLGDNLDGRWSVAIDWDHDGKMDILEVPGFGGSAANTKLWHNGGVGLDGSVKWDNWDIFGSQGGRLSSANGDVDPRTIDGSGINFIYGIGLVDYDWDGALDVTMQRDNAHSSLILSNKNKVGYGTSLHLRITDKDGANVFYNNTVQLFDSAGNLVAVQVINAQGGIGASDNTGLVHFYGLKEDETYSVVVLRNTEGQSNDIGGIAHTHTKDANGYGKDNTIENVNTSWTGLKAVEADHAYILNANKDGDTVTTGAGNNDPATQGYRPGLVGTGYNDVFTAEAGSQSYSGGGGWRNDAGEKYWQASGGEDIVDFGKSTVGVTVDLSNSGYQSTGFNNAKFNDIEGIYGSKFNDTFTGSKGDNFFDGRGGDDTYHLKSGGHDLLLYRLLQQDDATGGNGHDTVYGFKVGTYIDADKTKIDANADRIDVADLLQGYRADADGAAHFDNNGKAQIDWGDNIKDFLSTRVENGNTILSIDRDGKGNAFQSADILTLNGVNTDLETLLANHQIIIG; encoded by the coding sequence ATGTTCAATGGGGCTTCTATTGAAAACCACCTCGGCGGCATTGCTACTTTCGATATGAATGGTGACGGGTATCTCGATGTCATTCAGGGCGATTCCGGCGCGGATTCCGGCTCTATCTTCTTGAACAAGGGAGCGACTTCGTCAAGCCTGAACGGTAACCAGTTTATCTGTATGGGGCGGCAATTCGGCGGTAACCAGTCCGCACTCACGAGCAATTTTATGACCGATCACCATGTGTCGGCAATCGACCTTGATAATAACGGGACGATCGATTTTGCCGGTAACGGGAGGATTAATGATACGACAGGCGTTTCCGGCTATGCAAACAACTGGTATCAATTGATGACACTCTTGAACAGCGGCAAATCTGCCCCTGTTAACGGTGTTTATGGCACCAACTGGTCAGTCAACCAGCATTTTGACAATTCGTTGCCGAGTTTCGGTAATGGCACTGATAAGTCAATTGGTCCTGACAACTATAAAAATACCATTTCCATGACCTGGGCCGACTATAATGGTGATGGTTATATGGATCTGTTCCTTGCCAAAAATCATCACAATTGGCATGGCAACAAGGAAAGTCAGATCTTTTATAATAAAGCTGACGGAACCGGGCAATTGCGTAATGCTGTTGGCTTGGGCGACAACCTTGACGGTCGCTGGTCGGTTGCTATCGACTGGGATCACGATGGCAAAATGGATATTCTGGAGGTTCCAGGCTTCGGCGGGAGTGCTGCTAACACGAAGCTCTGGCATAATGGCGGCGTTGGTCTTGATGGTTCTGTCAAATGGGATAATTGGGATATCTTCGGTTCGCAGGGTGGCCGTCTTTCCAGTGCCAACGGCGATGTCGACCCGAGGACAATTGATGGCAGTGGCATTAACTTCATTTATGGTATCGGGCTTGTAGACTATGACTGGGATGGCGCGCTTGATGTCACCATGCAGCGTGACAACGCCCATTCATCGCTCATTTTGTCGAACAAAAACAAGGTCGGTTATGGAACGTCGTTACATCTTCGCATCACCGACAAGGATGGTGCCAATGTGTTCTATAACAATACCGTCCAGCTTTTTGACTCTGCCGGTAATCTGGTTGCCGTGCAGGTTATCAATGCGCAAGGAGGCATTGGTGCGTCCGATAATACCGGCCTTGTCCATTTCTATGGCTTGAAAGAAGATGAAACCTATTCGGTTGTCGTCTTGCGCAATACCGAAGGGCAATCGAACGATATTGGCGGTATTGCCCACACTCATACGAAAGATGCAAACGGTTACGGCAAAGACAATACGATAGAAAATGTCAACACCTCGTGGACAGGTCTTAAAGCTGTTGAAGCCGACCATGCCTATATTCTGAACGCCAATAAGGATGGCGACACGGTGACAACCGGTGCAGGAAACAATGATCCGGCAACCCAAGGCTATCGTCCGGGACTTGTCGGCACCGGTTATAATGATGTCTTCACCGCCGAAGCCGGTAGCCAGAGTTATTCCGGTGGTGGTGGCTGGCGGAATGATGCCGGTGAAAAATATTGGCAGGCGAGCGGTGGTGAAGACATTGTCGACTTTGGCAAATCGACTGTCGGTGTCACCGTTGATTTGAGTAATAGCGGCTATCAGTCGACGGGCTTCAACAACGCCAAGTTCAATGACATTGAAGGTATTTACGGCAGTAAATTCAACGATACCTTCACCGGTAGTAAAGGCGACAATTTCTTTGATGGTCGTGGTGGTGACGACACCTATCACCTTAAATCCGGTGGTCATGATCTTCTGCTTTATCGCCTCCTCCAGCAGGATGATGCAACCGGTGGCAACGGCCATGACACAGTCTATGGCTTCAAGGTTGGTACCTATATTGATGCCGACAAAACCAAGATTGATGCCAATGCCGACCGCATTGATGTCGCCGACCTGTTGCAAGGCTACCGTGCCGATGCCGATGGCGCTGCCCATTTTGACAACAATGGCAAAGCCCAGATCGACTGGGGTGATAATATCAAGGACTTCCTTTCAACCCGTGTCGAAAACGGCAATACGATTTTGAGTATTGACCGTGATGGCAAGGGGAACGCCTTCCAGTCGGCGGATATTCTCACCCTGAATGGCGTCAATACCGATCTCGAAACATTGTTGGCCAACCATCAGATCATCATCGGATGA
- a CDS encoding HlyD family efflux transporter periplasmic adaptor subunit produces MNVDSLVKVHGINERARLILWIIIAMIVIFMIWSYFAVLNEVAIGEGKVMPASKGQIIQNLEGGILAELSVREGDEVREGQVLAALDPAKAKSNVDETLAKIVALQARAARLFAEMNYQNSVNYPEEIRDKKDVIDRETELFFTNRQAFKENVLNLTEQLKLAQDEVEIAKPLLKTGAASEVEVLKLQQNAAELSSKLAATKNEYFVALRGDYTKTMADLEPLLKTREGLADQLTRTVIRSPTNGIVKDIRVTTIGGVVAPGGTLMEIVPLGDQLLIEAKLNPRDIAFIHKDQPANVKITAYDSAIYGSLPGHVQMVSPDSIEDDVDKRIYYYRAYILTDHSYLETKDGKRHQIIPGMVATAEISTGQKTVMDYLIKPLNRAKEALRER; encoded by the coding sequence ATGAATGTCGATTCACTGGTAAAAGTCCATGGTATCAATGAGAGAGCAAGATTGATCCTTTGGATCATCATCGCGATGATTGTCATTTTCATGATCTGGTCCTATTTCGCCGTTTTGAATGAAGTCGCAATCGGCGAGGGCAAAGTGATGCCCGCTTCCAAAGGCCAGATTATCCAGAATCTCGAAGGCGGCATTCTTGCAGAACTTTCGGTAAGAGAAGGCGACGAGGTTCGCGAAGGGCAGGTTCTTGCCGCTCTTGATCCGGCAAAGGCAAAGTCCAATGTTGATGAAACTCTGGCCAAAATCGTTGCCCTTCAGGCGCGGGCTGCACGTCTTTTTGCCGAAATGAATTATCAGAACAGTGTCAATTATCCCGAGGAAATTCGCGATAAAAAAGATGTTATTGACCGCGAAACCGAGCTTTTTTTCACCAATCGTCAGGCCTTCAAGGAAAATGTACTTAATCTGACGGAGCAGTTGAAACTTGCGCAAGACGAAGTGGAAATTGCCAAACCTTTGCTGAAAACAGGTGCTGCAAGCGAGGTCGAGGTGTTGAAATTGCAGCAGAATGCGGCCGAATTGTCATCAAAACTTGCGGCGACAAAAAATGAATATTTTGTTGCTTTACGCGGTGATTATACCAAAACAATGGCCGATCTCGAGCCGCTATTGAAAACCAGAGAAGGATTGGCCGACCAGTTGACGCGCACAGTTATCCGTTCTCCGACCAATGGAATTGTCAAAGATATCCGCGTTACAACGATTGGCGGGGTTGTTGCCCCTGGCGGAACATTGATGGAAATTGTGCCTTTGGGTGACCAGCTTCTCATAGAGGCAAAATTGAACCCGCGCGATATCGCTTTCATTCACAAAGACCAGCCGGCAAATGTCAAAATCACTGCCTATGATTCAGCAATTTATGGTTCGCTCCCCGGTCATGTGCAGATGGTTTCGCCCGATTCAATCGAAGATGATGTCGACAAGCGGATTTATTATTATCGGGCCTATATTCTGACCGATCATAGCTATCTCGAAACCAAGGACGGAAAACGCCATCAGATTATTCCGGGAATGGTTGCGACTGCTGAAATCAGTACCGGTCAAAAAACCGTAATGGATTATTTGATAAAGCCGCTCAATCGCGCAAAAGAAGCGTTGCGGGAACGGTGA
- a CDS encoding tryptophan 7-halogenase, giving the protein MADQLRHLFRNQARVFKNRSIAWREKVLDVRRVKKIAIIGGGLSGWLSALMLRRVFSANVDIAVFREPNLPCFKGGEGGLHHFIAMVRRLNIDLQHFVQTTKPTFKMGNAFRGFRNGSASDIFYNLHPGMNDHLEELDFSLYGFWPYLATAIALGVPLETIFPAFALIEQKANRLEANAVFNTHRSGVEPTLHFDCRLVVDYLKKIGMERKIRTFARKVIDFEISPDGHVDALKLSGGDIFNVDFVIDASGLRHLLVGQKLNGKWHSFSDSLLTNSAIDFRLANNGARVDLVSEYFATPAGYICQIPLSDHYSGIHVFSNNHTDWLRAKREVELLFGSPVAARPVITFDPGNFEKAWMGNTIAIGVSSGYLGTFASKCNRNHNSPNCPTGTHIIGM; this is encoded by the coding sequence ATGGCGGATCAACTCCGCCATCTTTTCCGAAACCAAGCTCGGGTCTTCAAAAATCGCTCTATAGCGTGGAGAGAAAAAGTGCTGGATGTGAGACGCGTGAAAAAAATTGCAATAATCGGTGGGGGGCTATCCGGCTGGCTCTCCGCTCTGATGTTGCGGCGCGTATTCAGTGCCAATGTTGATATTGCCGTTTTTAGAGAGCCGAATTTACCCTGTTTCAAAGGCGGCGAAGGCGGGCTTCACCATTTTATCGCAATGGTTCGTCGCTTGAATATTGATCTTCAGCATTTTGTCCAAACGACAAAGCCGACATTCAAGATGGGCAATGCCTTTCGCGGTTTCCGCAATGGCAGTGCGAGCGACATTTTCTACAATCTTCATCCGGGCATGAACGATCATCTTGAAGAACTTGATTTTTCCCTCTACGGTTTTTGGCCTTATCTTGCCACTGCCATTGCTTTGGGCGTTCCGCTCGAAACAATTTTTCCGGCTTTCGCATTGATTGAACAGAAGGCTAACCGGCTTGAAGCCAATGCGGTTTTCAATACACATAGAAGCGGTGTGGAACCTACCTTGCATTTTGATTGTCGTCTGGTTGTCGACTATCTCAAAAAAATCGGCATGGAACGGAAGATCCGCACATTCGCCAGAAAAGTCATCGACTTCGAGATTTCTCCGGATGGTCATGTAGATGCCCTCAAACTTTCTGGCGGAGATATTTTCAATGTCGATTTCGTTATCGACGCTTCAGGTCTCAGACATTTGCTCGTCGGGCAAAAACTGAATGGAAAATGGCATTCTTTTTCCGATAGTCTGCTCACCAATAGCGCAATTGATTTCAGGCTTGCAAATAACGGGGCTAGAGTTGACCTTGTTAGCGAATATTTTGCAACTCCGGCCGGATATATCTGCCAGATACCGTTAAGCGACCATTATAGCGGAATTCATGTTTTTTCAAATAATCATACCGACTGGTTACGCGCGAAAAGAGAGGTGGAATTGCTTTTCGGATCACCTGTCGCAGCGCGGCCGGTCATTACATTCGATCCGGGAAATTTTGAAAAAGCATGGATGGGAAATACTATCGCCATCGGTGTTTCTTCGGGTTATCTCGGCACCTTTGCAAGCAAGTGCAACAGAAACCACAATTCACCAAATTGCCCGACTGGAACGCATATTATTGGAATGTAA